CGGGTTCACCGTCGTGCGCTTCCGCGGAGATTGCGGCTGTGCGTACTCCGACGGCAAAGAGGACCGGAAGGCCTGCACCAATGAGGAGCCCGATGATGAGGACCTTCCAGGCGCCGTCGACGGCGAGGACGATGTTCTCCATCATGAGGAGACCTTCTTCTGCTCAGCACCGAGGATCTCGTTGACTGCAGGTTCGGGAGACCACTCGTCGGTGACGTTGTCGGCGCTGACCGGCTCACGGCGCGATCGGGCATACATCAAGCCGGACAAGACCAGCAGGATGCCGAAGACGACGAGCGGGCCAGCCATGCCACCGAAGGCGTGACCGATCACCCACATCAAAGCGCCCACCATCCCCGCTGCCGGCAGGGTGATGAGCCACGCAACGACCATGCGTCCGGCGGTACGCCACCGCACCTGCGCACGCCGCCCGAGACCCGATCCGAGAATTGATCCGGTCGCGACGTGCGTGGTGGAAAGCGCAAACCCCATGTGGCTTGAGACGAGGATGACTGCGGCGGATGAGCTTTCCGCAGCGAACCCTTGGCGGGGTTGGACATCGACCAAGCCCTTGCCCATCGTGCGGATAATGCGCCAACCACCGACGTAGGTGCCGAGCGCGATAGCCAGGGCACAGGCCACCTTGACCCAGAAGGGGATGGAATCAGTGCTGGTCCAGTCGCCCGCAGCGATCAACGCCAGAGTGATGACACCCATCGTCTTCTGAGCATCGTTGGTGCCGTGCGCCAGCGAAATGAGTGAGGAACTACCGATCTGTCCCCAACGGAAACTGCGGTCGGTGTAGTGCTCACTCACCCGCCGAGTAATGCGATAGATCAACCACGTCCCCAAGCCCGCCACGCATGCGGCAATCACGGGCGAGAACATCGCGGGCAACATGACCTTGCCGATCACGCCGTCGAGCTTGTCGCCATGCCCGATCCACTTCACCCCACCGGTGCCGAGCGCCGCGATAGCCGAGCCAACCAGGCCACCAAACAACGCGTGGGAAGACGAGGATGGCAATCCAAACAGCCAGGTGGCGAGGTTCCAGATGATGCCGCCCACCAGACCGGCGAGCACGATCAGGAGCAGGTCGTAGCCACCGTTGGTTAAAAACTCGGGTCGGGGCGCGCCTGAGGGGTCCTGAATATTGATGACCGCGTTGGTCACGGTGAGAGCTACCTCAACCGACAAGAACGCGCCGACCAGATTGAGAACAGCGCAGAGGGTGACTGCCGCCTTGGGGCGCAACGCGCCTGTCGCGATGGGCGTCGCCATCGCATTACCGGTGTCATGGAAGCCATTGGTGAAATCGAAGGCCAAGGCCGTAATCACGACAAGGATGAGGATGACGGTTGCTGTCACAGCCTTAGTGTGCCGCGTTCACCGGCTGTTGTGCACATCGTGGTGGCGTGTTTGCGATTCAGAAACAATTGGGCTTCACGCGACGCCGTCGTTGACGACCGCCACGACGTGGTCCAGCGCGGCGGAGTCTCCCTCCAGGACGGGGAAATGCGGGGCTGGGCGGCCCCACAGATAGAGGTCCAGGTCCATCGCGTCCGCGCTCATCTCTCCCGCGACAGCCTCGCCCTGGTCGTCGCTTCTGGCGCGCCACGAAGCGATGTCGACCTCCTCGCCGTCGCGGTCCGTTCCCACGAACCGGCCGAGATCAAGAACCCAGCTCAGGTCGGTGTCCGTTGCCCGCATTCGAGCGGTACGCCCGTCAGGGGTGAACTCGCCCCACGCGGGGTGGTTCCCGTGGATGATGCGCAGGGCCTCATCCACGCCGTCGCTCGCAAACTCGGGGTCGATGGGAGAAATCGGCAGTCCTGCGGTGAGCTCGGCGTCAACGCGGTGGATCAGCGCCTCATGGGCCTGGC
This genomic window from Demetria terragena DSM 11295 contains:
- a CDS encoding inorganic phosphate transporter, which produces MTATVILILVVITALAFDFTNGFHDTGNAMATPIATGALRPKAAVTLCAVLNLVGAFLSVEVALTVTNAVINIQDPSGAPRPEFLTNGGYDLLLIVLAGLVGGIIWNLATWLFGLPSSSSHALFGGLVGSAIAALGTGGVKWIGHGDKLDGVIGKVMLPAMFSPVIAACVAGLGTWLIYRITRRVSEHYTDRSFRWGQIGSSSLISLAHGTNDAQKTMGVITLALIAAGDWTSTDSIPFWVKVACALAIALGTYVGGWRIIRTMGKGLVDVQPRQGFAAESSSAAVILVSSHMGFALSTTHVATGSILGSGLGRRAQVRWRTAGRMVVAWLITLPAAGMVGALMWVIGHAFGGMAGPLVVFGILLVLSGLMYARSRREPVSADNVTDEWSPEPAVNEILGAEQKKVSS
- a CDS encoding maleylpyruvate isomerase N-terminal domain-containing protein; amino-acid sequence: MSLDFAHHLRAESARFLDAIGQTAPTDRVPTCPDWDADDLLWHLGGDVQWFWASVIAEDLRDTQQIIDLVDIERPADREGLLALFARESARLHHLVAETDPSEPRWMWVADTSLHQVEYLGRRQAHEALIHRVDAELTAGLPISPIDPEFASDGVDEALRIIHGNHPAWGEFTPDGRTARMRATDTDLSWVLDLGRFVGTDRDGEEVDIASWRARSDDQGEAVAGEMSADAMDLDLYLWGRPAPHFPVLEGDSAALDHVVAVVNDGVA